A genomic window from Candidatus Poribacteria bacterium includes:
- the groES gene encoding co-chaperone GroES, with protein sequence MALVPLGDRILVKRSDNDEQTTSGGIIIPDTAKEKPQEGEVVAVGSGRLLDSGERQPVDVAVGDLVLFAKYGGTEVTYENDEYLILREDDILAKVN encoded by the coding sequence TTGTACCCCTTGGCGATAGAATACTCGTCAAACGTTCAGACAACGATGAACAGACAACCAGCGGTGGGATCATTATCCCCGATACCGCTAAGGAAAAACCGCAAGAAGGCGAAGTCGTTGCTGTTGGAAGCGGCAGACTTCTCGACAGTGGCGAACGGCAACCCGTTGATGTCGCAGTCGGAGACCTCGTGCTTTTCGCTAAGTACGGCGGCACCGAAGTTACTTATGAAAATGACGAATATCTCATCTTGCGCGAAGATGATATCTTAGCCAAAGTTAACTAA
- a CDS encoding glycosyltransferase family 9 protein: MQSNRLQQSLDRYLGIPLNLLLRLFPTRPLVPDTPKKILFIQLSALGDTILAIPAIRAVRHAFPNAEFTILASPTNLNYLTHCPYIDKRIRFRTPERELFAQLRQEGFDWAIDLEHWPRLSALLAYASGAPMRIGFRTHGQYRHFLFTTSVPHTAGRHEVRNFLDLVARLGCSTLEFGLEVWYSEVEQTWVHQTLVEEGISLEQPLFVLHPEAGRRGEPRRRWSPERYATLANTLVARYSGQIVLTGAPGEVEVSKEIAKWTKQRSVVLAGRTDVNQLAALFAAATLVVSGNCGPMHLAAAAGTRVVGLHGPTNFAQWGPWSHKAGVVCAELPCSPCLNLGFEYGCQALPDGTSPCMHTIEVARVLEECERLLQGLSAVSSQQSVPSGL; this comes from the coding sequence ATGCAGTCGAACCGTCTTCAACAGTCCTTAGACCGTTATCTCGGCATTCCCCTCAATTTATTACTCCGATTATTCCCTACACGCCCACTGGTACCTGATACACCGAAAAAGATTTTATTCATTCAACTCTCTGCATTGGGTGATACAATTCTGGCTATCCCTGCTATCCGTGCTGTCCGACACGCCTTTCCTAACGCAGAATTCACGATATTAGCCTCACCAACGAATCTGAACTATTTGACACACTGCCCGTATATTGATAAACGTATCCGTTTCCGTACGCCGGAACGGGAGTTGTTTGCACAGCTCCGACAGGAAGGCTTCGACTGGGCAATTGATCTGGAGCATTGGCCCCGATTGAGCGCGCTTCTCGCTTATGCAAGCGGTGCCCCGATGCGGATTGGGTTTCGGACGCACGGGCAATATCGCCATTTCCTCTTCACAACATCAGTGCCACACACCGCCGGACGGCATGAGGTTCGGAACTTCTTAGACCTTGTAGCACGATTGGGATGCTCAACGCTTGAATTCGGGCTTGAAGTCTGGTACAGCGAAGTGGAACAGACATGGGTGCATCAAACCTTGGTAGAAGAGGGTATCTCACTGGAACAACCCCTTTTTGTGCTACACCCAGAAGCAGGGAGGCGCGGTGAACCGAGGCGACGCTGGTCCCCGGAACGTTACGCCACTTTGGCAAACACACTCGTCGCACGGTACAGTGGACAAATTGTTTTGACGGGTGCGCCGGGAGAGGTAGAAGTTTCTAAAGAAATTGCAAAGTGGACGAAACAGCGATCAGTAGTGCTTGCCGGACGGACGGACGTTAATCAACTTGCGGCACTCTTTGCAGCGGCGACTCTCGTTGTCAGCGGGAACTGCGGTCCGATGCACCTTGCGGCGGCGGCGGGTACCCGTGTCGTTGGGTTGCACGGTCCGACGAATTTCGCCCAATGGGGACCTTGGAGTCATAAGGCGGGTGTCGTCTGTGCGGAGTTACCGTGCAGCCCGTGTCTGAATTTGGGATTTGAATACGGGTGTCAGGCATTACCAGATGGGACCTCGCCGTGTATGCACACAATCGAAGTGGCACGGGTGCTTGAGGAATGTGAGCGGTTGTTACAAGGGCTATCAGCGGTCAGCAGTCAGCAATCAGTTCCCTCCGGATTATGA
- the groL gene encoding chaperonin GroEL (60 kDa chaperone family; promotes refolding of misfolded polypeptides especially under stressful conditions; forms two stacked rings of heptamers to form a barrel-shaped 14mer; ends can be capped by GroES; misfolded proteins enter the barrel where they are refolded when GroES binds) has translation MAAKQLAFDEEARSAIKNGVDQLADAVKVTLGPKGRNVVLDKKFGAPTITKDGVTVAKEVELEDPYENMGAQMVKEVASKTSDVAGDGTTTATILAQSIYREGLKNVAAGHNPMALKRGIEKAVHAVVGSIQGLSKEVSEKTEISQVAAISANNDGAIGDLIADAMEKVGKDGVITVEEAKSLETTLDVVEGMQFDRGYLSPYFVTDPDRMEAVLEDAAILIHEKKISSLKDLVPVLERTAQQGKPLLIIAEDVEGEALATVVVNKIRGTLRCVAVKAPGYGDRRKAMLEDIAVLTNGRVISEDLGINLENITLNDLGSAKRVVIDKDNTTVVEGAGTTEAIQGRIDQIRRQIEDTTSDYDREKLQERLAKLAGGVAVINVGAATEVEMKEKKARVEDAMHATRAAVEEGVVVGGGVALVRAQAALDSLEFDDPTEEVGASIIRRALEDPLRQIAKNAGQEDSVIIAKVKEEGGNVGYDAHQERFIDMFEAGIPDPTKVVRVALQNAASIAALMITTETLIAELPEKEAPAPPMPPDGGMY, from the coding sequence ATGGCAGCAAAACAACTGGCGTTTGATGAAGAAGCACGGAGCGCGATTAAAAACGGCGTGGATCAACTCGCTGACGCTGTTAAAGTTACATTAGGCCCTAAAGGACGGAACGTCGTCCTTGATAAGAAATTCGGGGCACCGACGATCACCAAGGATGGCGTTACGGTCGCGAAAGAGGTCGAACTCGAAGATCCTTATGAAAATATGGGCGCGCAGATGGTCAAAGAAGTCGCCTCTAAAACCAGCGATGTCGCTGGCGACGGAACCACAACTGCAACCATTCTGGCACAGTCCATCTATCGTGAAGGTCTGAAGAACGTCGCTGCAGGACATAACCCGATGGCACTCAAGCGCGGTATTGAAAAAGCCGTCCACGCCGTCGTAGGATCCATCCAAGGTTTGAGCAAAGAGGTTTCCGAGAAGACCGAAATCTCGCAGGTCGCCGCGATCTCCGCGAATAACGACGGTGCTATTGGTGATCTCATCGCTGACGCTATGGAAAAGGTCGGAAAAGATGGGGTTATCACTGTTGAAGAGGCGAAGAGCCTTGAAACTACCCTCGATGTCGTTGAAGGTATGCAATTCGACCGTGGCTATCTCTCACCTTACTTCGTTACCGATCCCGATCGGATGGAAGCCGTTTTAGAAGATGCCGCGATTCTCATCCACGAAAAGAAAATCAGTAGCCTTAAAGACCTTGTGCCGGTCCTCGAACGCACCGCACAACAGGGCAAACCGCTGTTGATTATCGCTGAAGATGTCGAAGGTGAAGCACTCGCGACTGTCGTCGTCAACAAGATTCGCGGGACACTCCGCTGTGTCGCTGTTAAAGCACCCGGCTACGGTGATCGCCGTAAAGCCATGCTCGAAGACATCGCTGTCTTGACAAACGGACGCGTCATCTCTGAAGACCTCGGTATCAACCTCGAAAACATCACCTTAAACGACCTCGGCAGTGCCAAACGCGTCGTCATTGACAAAGACAACACAACTGTCGTCGAAGGCGCGGGCACAACCGAAGCCATCCAAGGACGTATCGATCAGATCCGTAGGCAGATTGAAGACACAACCTCCGACTACGACCGCGAAAAATTGCAAGAACGCCTCGCGAAACTCGCGGGTGGTGTCGCTGTGATTAACGTTGGTGCGGCAACTGAAGTCGAGATGAAAGAGAAGAAAGCGCGCGTTGAAGACGCTATGCACGCCACACGTGCCGCCGTTGAAGAAGGCGTTGTCGTCGGTGGCGGCGTTGCACTCGTCAGAGCACAAGCTGCGCTTGATTCACTCGAATTCGATGACCCGACTGAAGAGGTTGGTGCCTCTATTATCAGACGGGCACTCGAAGATCCGCTCCGTCAGATTGCGAAGAATGCCGGACAGGAAGATTCCGTCATTATCGCGAAGGTTAAAGAAGAAGGCGGAAACGTTGGCTACGATGCGCACCAGGAACGCTTCATTGATATGTTTGAAGCCGGTATCCCTGATCCGACGAAGGTCGTCCGGGTGGCGTTGCAGAACGCAGCAAGCATCGCAGCGTTGATGATTACCACCGAGACGCTCATTGCGGAACTCCCGGAAAAAGAAGCACCGGCACCGCCGATGCCTCCGGATGGTGGGATGTACTAA